One Salarias fasciatus chromosome 22, fSalaFa1.1, whole genome shotgun sequence DNA segment encodes these proteins:
- the LOC115408980 gene encoding uncharacterized protein LOC115408980 produces the protein MLTHASLLRFLRPGDWFTSIDLKDAYFHIPIYPPHRKYLRFAFQGTSYEYLVLPFGLSLSPRVFVKCTEAAVGPLRGRGLRVATYIDDWLIAASSHQEAADHTRQLTAHLLNLGFNLNLEKSVFLPCQKITFIGLLIDSAQARVRLTGERLQVLRDCLSLFQRGKFVSLRLCQRLLGLMASALVTDCLEQQTLPVRESYSCAGDSELWSRSPVQGKPPLCRMEASPRCGEPDLGALRATISGSLCNVREHSLSPVFLASRPECTSGGGRTGSPVASHSPVCIPPDTSDFSYPSQSEGGGLYDDSHSALLASKALAGGDNSAPVSGALAPANPEGPVVSGARRNISSSPGQAGSVDLACEWFNLRTVGLPLNVIETIQSARAPSTRTLYGRKWSVFEKWCSDSHQVPFQCSVTGILSFLQDMVDKGRAFSTIKVYLAAISACHIGFEGKTVGQHPLICRFMRGARRKLPVCRSLAPSWDLPLVLNALSDSPFEPLEQVDLKFVALKTALLLCLASAKRVGEIQALSVHKACTKFSSGNARVTLQPNPAFMPKVLGSCSPIDLLSFNPPPFSSDEQKRLHMLCPVRALRVYIDRTKSCRKSDQLFVSWAKSRLGRPVSKQRLSHWIVWAIALAYNAKGLQPPEGLRAHSTRGLTTSWALFRGVSVEEICAAASWASSHTFARFYRLDVTAPTLAHSVLNLAQPQ, from the exons ATGTTAACGCACGCCTCCCTGCTGCGTTTTCTGCGACCAGGCGATTGGTTCACCTCAATCGACCTCAAGGACGCCTATTTTCACATCCCAATATACCCACCACACCGAAAATATCTTCGGTTCGCCTTTCAGGGGACAAGTTACGAATATCTAGTCCTCCCATTTGGTCTGTCATTGAGCCCGAGAGTGTTCGTGAAGTGTACGGAGGCGGCGGTGGGACCCttgagggggcggggtctccGCGTCGCAAcgtacatcgacgactggctcattgCGGCATCCTcccaccaggaggcagcagatCACACAAGGCAACTCACGGCACACCTGTTGAATCTAGGCTTCAATTTGAACCTGgaaaagagtgtttttcttccttgtcaGAAAATCACTTTCATAGGCCTGTTAATAGACTCAGCTCAGGCCAGAgtgagactgactggagaaagGCTACAGGTGCTAAGAGACTGTTTATCCCTTTTTCAAAGGGGAAAATTTGTGTCTCTCAGGCTTTGCCAGCGTCTGTTGGGACTGATGGCCTCAGCCCTGGTG ACTGAttgtctggagcagcagacacTTCCTGTCCGTGAAAGCTACTCATGTGCCGGGGATTCTGAACTGTGGAGCAGATCTCCTGTCCAGGGGAAACCCCCTTTATGCAGAATGGAGGCTTCACCCAGATGTGGTGAGCCTGATTTGGGAGCGTTACGGGCGACCATCAGTGGATCTCTTTGCAACGTCAGAGAACACTCACTGTCCCCTGTTTTTCTCGCTTCACGACCAGAATGCACCTCTGGGGGTGGACGCACTGGCTCACCAGTGGCCTCGCACTCTCCTGTATGCATTCCCCCCGATACCTCTGATTTCTCCTACCCTagtcagagtgaaggaggagggctTTACGATGATTCTCATAGCGCCTTACTGGCCAGCAAAGCACTGGCTGGCGGAGATAACTCAGCTCCTGTATCAGGAGCCTTGGCCCCTGCCAACCCGGAGGGACCTGTTGTCTCAGGGGCGCGGAGAAATATTTCATCCTCACCCGGACAGGCTGGCTCTGTGGACTTGGCCTGTGAGTGGTTTAATCTGAGGACTGTGGGCCTTCCCCTGAATGTGATTGAGACCATTCAGAGTGCTAGGGCCCCGTCAACGAGGACCCTTTATGGGAGAAAGTGGTCggtttttgaaaaatggtgcTCAGACTCGCATCAGGTTCCCTTCCAGTGTTCTGTGACTGGGATCTTGTCTTTCTTACAAGACATGGTGGATAAAGGAAGAGCTTTCTCCACCATAAAGGTCTATCTGGCAGCAATTTCGGCTTGTCATATTGGCTTCGAGGGGAAGACAGTAGGTCAGCATCCTTTGATCTGCCGTTTTATGAGGGGCGCACGCCGTAAACTTCCGGTGTGCAGATCTCTGGCACCATCCTGGGACCTCCCCTTGGTGCTTAATGCCCTCTCAGACTCACCTTTTGAACCCCTGGAACAGGTGGATTTGAAATTCGTGGCCTTGAAGACGGCTTTACTGCTGTGTCTTGCTTCGGCTAAACGAGTGGGTGAGATTCAGGCTCTGTCGGTACACAAAGCGTGCACGAAGTTCTCCTCAGGGAATGCAAGAGTGACTTTACAGCCCAACCCAGCATTCATGCCTAAGGTGTTGGGATCATGTTCTCCGATTGACCTCTTGTCCTTCAACCCACCGCCATTCTCCTCCGATGAGCAGAAGCGGCTACACATGTTGTGCCCGGTGCGAGCCTTAAGGGTCTACATAGACAGGACGAAAAGCTGTCGGAAGAGTGACCAGCTTTTTGTGTCTTGGGCTAAGAGCCGACTGGGGAGGCCGGTCTCGAAGCAACGGCTTTCTCATTGGATTGTGTGGGCTATTGCCTTGGCTTATAATGCCAAGGGACTGCAGCCTCCCGAGGGCCTGCGTGCGCATTCTACCAGAGGTCTCACGACTTCATGGGCACTTTTCAGAGGGGTCTCCGTTGAGGAGATCTGCGCTGCTGCGAGCTGGGCTTCCTCACATACTTTCGCCAGATTTTACAGGCTTGATGTGACGGCTCCGACATTGGCGCATTCAGTGCTTAATTTGGCGCAGCCCCAGTGA